Below is a genomic region from Cerasicoccus sp. TK19100.
GGCTGCGTAGTTTATTCCCAGCTGCGGCGGATGGCACCGTCGCGGCGTTGGCCGACGGGGGTGCCAAGCACCTCCATGTAGACGAAAGCTTCGCGGGCGGCCTCGGGGTCGCGGAGGCCCTTGCGAATACGCTGGGCAAAGGCTCCGGTGCGTTTCTTACCCTTGGCGGTCTTCGCGCTGGAGCTAATATCGTTGCCCATCACGCTGCCGAGGCGCACTTTGGCAGCTTGGCGGGCTTCTTCGGCCCGGCGTTTGGTTGCTTCGACACGCTGGCGTTGCTCTTCGAGCTCGGCCTCGTAATTGCGAATAGGTTGGTGCTCCTGGTAGGTTGGCAGCGGCGGAGGCGAGGACTCGCCGGGGTGCCCGTAGTCCAGCGGTTTGCGCTGTGGCGTGGGTTGCGGTTGGGCTGGAGGCGGTGGCGGCGGGCCTTGTTGCGGTGCGGGTTGTTGACCGCGGCGCTCCGCGATTTTGCGTCGAATTTCCTCCTGAATGCGGCGGGTGCGTTCCTCGTCAGAGGCGGGTTGCGGCTGCTGTTGTTGGCGGCGGTATTGCTCCTCGCGGTGGTCCTGCTGCTGGGCAGGGGTGGGTGGCGGCGCGGCCTGCCGATGCTGCGGGGGCGGTGCCTGCTGCTCCTCCTCCTTTTTGCCGAAGATCTGGCCAATCAGCCAGATGGCAAAGACAATGATGGGGACTATGATTTCACCGAGGCTATCCATGGGTTATCCAATCATTCGCTGCTTGCGGGTGCGTGGCGCTGGGCCATGTAGGTTTGCATTTTTTTCTGCATGGCGGCCGAGGCTTCCATGATCTGCGGCATCATCACCTCGATCGTGCGCGCCTGCAGGGCAGGGGCCTTGTCGATCGTGGCTTGGCCGGCTGGCGTGCTGTAGAACTCGTTCATGCCGCGCAGTTCGTCGGAGGTGAAAACCTCGGCGTAGGCTTTTTCCATGCCTTTTTGCATGGAGGACCAGTCGATTTCCTTAAACATCTCGGCCATCGCCTTTTCCTGAAACGCCATCAGCTCCTCGTCGGTTTGGCCCATCTGCGCCATTTGCTGGCGCATGGATTTACTCATGACTTCCATCTGCGAATCGAGCACCTTGCTGATGGTCTCCTCGAAGCGGATATTTTGGAAAAGCTCAGCGGCCTGCTCTTTGGCGAGTTCGGCTTCGCTGGGGCCACTTGGCGCGGACATGGCACCGAGGCCGACCCGGTATTCCTGCCCGTCTTTGGCGACGACCAACTGCTTGTGCTCGCGGTCGTAGCGCACGAGCTCATAGCCCTGGAACTCGCCGCCGACTTCGGCCCAGTGCGTCGTTTGGCCGCCGGGCGTGCTTAGGGAGAAGTTTACCGAGTCACCCAGGTCGAGCACGCCACGCAGGACGATCTCGTTCGTGTATTGCGCATCCTCGGCCTGCGCGATGGGCGCGAGGCAAAGGGTGGCGGCCAGGATGGCGTGAGAAAACTTCATGGGCTTAGCTTACTGGTATTGGTTGCCGCCCTGGCCCTGTTCGGGCTTGGAGATCGACTCGCGCATATCGGTGTCGGCCTGGATGTTTTCGAGGCGATAATAGTCCATGACGCCGAGCTTGCCAGTGCGGAGGGCTTCGGCGAGCGCCAGCGGCACCTGGGCCTCGGCTTCGACGACCTTGGCCTGCATCTCCTGCACCTTGGCCTTCATTTCCTGCTCCAGAGCGACCGCGGCTGCGCGACGGATTTCCGCCTGGGCCTGCGCCATGTTTTTGTTGGCGATGGCCTGCTCTTCCTGGAGCTTGGCACCGATGTTGGTACCCACATCGACGTCGGCGATGTCTACTGAAATGATCTCAAACGCCGTGCCCGTGTCGAGGCCGCGCTCAAGCACAACCTTGGAAATACGGTCCGGGTTTTCGAGGACGAACTTGTAGCTCTCGGAGGAGCCGATCGTTGTAACGATGCCTTCACCCACACGGGCGATAATGGTTTCTTCGAGCGCGCTGCCGACGTATTGGTCGAGGTTGGAGCGCACGGTCACGCGGGCGCGGGCCTTGACCTGGATACCGTCCTTGGCGACACCGTCAATGGTCGTGCGACCGGATTCGCGTGCTGGGCAATCAATGACCTTCGGGTTAATCGAGGTGCGCACCGCTTCGAGCACGCTCTTGCCGGTGCCCTTGGTGGCGAGGTCGATCGCGCAGGCGCGCTCCCAGGTCAGCGTGATGCCGGCCTTGTCGGCAGCGATGATCGCTTGCACCGTTTGGATGACGTTACCCTCGGCCAGGTAATGCGCTTCGAGCAGGTCGGACTCAATGCTGATGCCGGCCTTGACCGCCGTGATGCGTGCTTCGACGATCAGCTTGTAAGGCACGCCGCGCAGGCGCATGGCCACGAGGGTGGGGATGCCGACCGTCGCGCCCGACAGATACGAGCGCAAAAACGTCATGAAGAACGACGCGACCAGGAAAAGCATCCCGATTAGAATTAAGCCGAGAACGGCTAGAACGATAGTGCCGATGGTTCCCATAATAGATGTGCAGTGTTGAGGTTTACTTAAATTGAGTTATCACGAAATTTTTTTAACGACAATGCGGAAGGCGTCGCGGCCTACGACCTCGACGGATTCGCCTTTGTTGAGAAAGCCGCTCTGCGAAAAGCCCTCGTAGCTCTTGCCGCCCACGACGACGCGTCCGCTGGGGGCCATGGCCGTCACGGCCTCACCCTGCTGGCCGACCAGGCTGTCTTCCTCCGGGCCATCGTCGCTGCGCTGACCGTAGCGGATGCGTCCGCCACTGGTTTTGTGGAGGAACAGCTGTTTGCCGTATTTAGACTTTTCGAGCATTTTGAATTCGACCACGACCATCACGCCAATCACCACGACGGAGGCAATCAGGGTGAACACGGCGGGGATCAGCCCGTATTCATCGTAGGCGACGGCGGCAGCGGCGATCACCGCCACGGCACCCAGCACGCCCAGAATGCCACCGGGTGCCACGATCTCAAATGAGATCAGCACGAGGGCGGCGATGATGAGTCCGATGATGAGGAGCATGGTCTTGGCTCGTTGTTTAGAAAATCAGGATTGTGCGGCGGAGAGATCCTTCACCGCAGGCGGCGTATTCAGGTAGGTAGGCATGTATTGCAGAACCATCAGCAGGCTGACGACGAAAAACAGGTCCTGATACGGCGGAAAGAGAAAATATCCATAAAAGCTGATCGATTCCCCCATGGCGATCCCGATGATCGAGGCGACCAGGATTTGCTGCATCTGCTTTAAGCGGGGAATGAAAAACCACCGGCACGCCGCAGCGATGATCACCGGCACGAACAGCATGGGCGCGAGCATGACTGCGGGCAGGACTGGCTCCGGGTTCTCGTTGTAGAGGAAAAACCGGTAGGCCACGACCGCAGCGCTCAGGGAGCCCCATACCATCCAGAATACAGCCTTGGTCGGCTGGTTGAATTGGAGGTTGTTTTCGACGATGCTCATGAAGGAAAATGCGGGTTATACGGCGCGGACGACGAGGGAGAAATCGCGGCGCTCGACGACTTCGATTGCTTGGCCGGAGTCGATGGTGCCGGTCAGCGCGGTTGCCTGAAAACGTCGGCCATCGATCTCGACCTGGCCACCGGGATGGAGGGATGTTGTGGTGATGCCGCGGTCGCCGGGTTCGGGTTGTTTGTTTTCCTCGCCCTCGCGAACGTCGATCAAACGGCCACCGCCTGCCATCGCTGGCGAGCGACCAGACACCGTTGCCCCCAGCACGAGTGCGCGCTTGAGCGGGGAGTCGGGTAGGAATTTAACAAAGGCTATCGCCGCGAGAAAGGCCACGATCAGCCCCACGGACACTTGGGCGATCGGTATATAAAAGACCTCGGCTGAAATGCTGAAGCCCTTGGCTCCCTTGGGCCAGATGTCGGCCAGCGCCCAAATCAGCGATCCCATCACGCAGACACCGCCCAGCACGCCGGCAATGAGCGTGCCCGGGATCAGAAATATCTCCACGCCGATCAGCACAATGCCGACAAGGAAAATCAGCATCGGCTCATTGCCCGCCATGCCAGCGAAGTATTGGCTGGCGAATACGATCAACAGCAGCGTGACGCCGCCGACGGCAAAAACACCGACGCCCGGCGTTTTCATCTCAAAGATCAGCAGGAGGATGCCCGCACTGATCAGGATCGGGGAAATCGTTTGAAACCACTTGGCGAATTGCTCGCTCCAAGTGACCTCGAAAGTGCGGATGTTGTAATTACCAGCGCCAAACTTTTGCGTCAGGAGGTCGTCGATGTCCTCGGCAATGCCTTGGGCGAGCAGGGATTGCGGCGGGTTGCCATAGAGCTCGACGGCTTCATCGGCGGTGATCGTCAGCAGCTCGCCTTCTTCTTTAATCACCGTGCCGTCGATCTCGAGTTCGAAGTTAATGTCCATCATCGCGCGCTGCACGTCGGCGCGGTAGCGGTGCTCTTTGGAAATCGCGCGGACGCGGGCGCGCAGGTAGCTGTCGATCTTGGACTTGAGCGTCTCATTCAGGTCCTCGCCCTGACCGGTGATCACGGCAGCGGCACCCATGACCCCGCCCGGTGCGAACCAGATGTCGTCCGTGGCGATGGAAATATAGGAGCCGGCGGAGATGGCTTCTTTGTCCACGAAAGTCATCGTGGTCCCCTCGAAGTAGTCGAGTGCTTCCATCATTTCGAGGGTGGTGTAGAGGTCGCCGCCCGGGGTGTTCATGTCGAGCAGGATAACCTCTACGTCGTTGGCAATGGCTTCTTTAAGCGCCCGTCGGAGGATGTAAAGCTGCGGCTTGGTAATGGCGTCCTCAATCGGCACCACATACACATCCCAGCCGCCCTCGGGAGGCTCGGGGATCGTGCGCTCCAGCGAGCCGACGGTGGCGCGGGGGACGTCTGCGGTTACCGCCACGCTCTCCTCGGCTCCGGATTCTTCCGTGGTGCTGGCCGCATCGGCCTCGGGTTCCGGGTCGCGGGCTGCGGCAGATGTCTCCGGCGCATCATTACGGGCTGGAGCGTCGTTGGCTTGTTGTGCGAGTGCTGATTCCTCGGGGTCGCGGTCATTGTCCACACGGGAAGCCAGCGCTGGCAAAGTTAGCGAGCAGATGATCAGCAGCAGGCCCAACAGGCCCAACCATGGATAATGGCGGTTCATTATTTTCAATATTTTACAACGAGCCGGTATGCCGAGACAATTACAATGCGCATCGCGTTTTGGAATCGTTTCAAGTGAGATGGATAGGGTTTAAAACTACGAATGACGCAGATTAACGCAGATGCACATGATGCAGCTGGGTGAAGTGGACATGTCAAAAATTTGCGTTCATCTGCGATATCCGTAGTTGAAAAAAATTCTGTCCACATTCGGTTCACACTGGTAATTACGCAAGCAAACGCACACTTTTAGCAGACTATGGAAACGATCAATCTGAACGGCCACCAAATTCGCAAATGGACCATTGGTGCCTCCACATTTCTCGCCTATCCCGAGGCGGGCGCGCGCCTGATGAACTGGCACCTGCAGATGGCCGATGGCTCGTTTCGCGACGTGATCCACTGGCCCGAGAATGCCGATCTGGACAACATGGCGAAGGTCCGCGGTGGCAACCCGGTGCTGTTCCCATTCTCCGCGCGCACTTTCAGTGAGGGTGAGATCGGCTTCTGGAAAGACACCGAGGGCGAGCGCCGCCCCATGGCCATGCACGGCTATGCGCGGCAGGGCAAATTCCGCATTGAGTCGATCCATGACAAAGGATTTCTCGCCATTTTTGAGCCCAGCGACGAATGCCGGGAAGCCTACCCGTATGACTATCAGTTTTCCGTGCGCTACCGCTTTGAGCAGCTCGCATTTTACGTCGATTTCGAGCTGAAAAACCTCAGCCAAAAACCGATTCCCTGGAGCGCCGGTCATCACTTTTATTTCTCTCTGCCGTGGCACGACGACCTCTCGCGCAAGGATTACATGATCACCACCGGCGCGAAAAAAGCCTTCCGCCAAACCGACAGCGGTAAGCTGGAGCCGGTCAAAGAGTTTCCCGATCCCGCGAGCTTCGGCGATGACACGATTTGCGACCTGATCCGCACCAAGCTCAAGACCAGCGAAGTGCGCTTTGGCCCGGCCGGCGGCGAGGAAGACATCGTGATCCGCGTCGGCGACGGCGGCCGCCCCGACCCGTGGACGGCTCTCGTTACCTGGACGATCGCCGATGACAGCCCCTTCTACTGCGTCGAGCCCTGGATGGGCCCACCCAACGCCCCCGAAATCAAAAACGGCCTGCACTTCGTCAACCCCGGCAAGAGCGAGGTCTTCAGCGTGCAGGTGTCACTCGGCTAGCCAGCGTCCCGCGACTCGACTGAGCTCGCCGAAGTCTGGACCGTCGGATGCGTTGCATCCGGATTTGCCTTTGGGGCAAATGGCTAATCCAACTGATAAATGGTAGCGCGGAGCGTCTCCGCTCCGCAAGCTGCGGCAGACCGCATAATTATTTCTTCGGTTCGCTATTTGGCGCAATCCGCTTGCGCGAACATTCGATGCGCACTCTCTATCCTTGCGGAGCGGAGACGCTCCGCGCTACCTCTTGGGCAGGTATACAAGGCACCGCCTGCAAGTATGCCGCCACCCGGTAACGTTACCTTCTGGCGAAAATCAGATTTCCTTACTGACAAGGTTCGTTGGTTGTGGAAGATGACGCGCAATGCGGATAATTGCCCACCGCGGAGCCTCTGGCTCTGCACCTGAAAACACCATGGCCGCCATTAACCGGGCCTGGGAAATCGGCGCTGATGGCGTCGAGGTCGATGTCCATTTGACCAAAGACGGTGTGCCTGTCGTGATTCACGACTCCGACACCAAGCGTGTTGCGGGCAAAAAGCTGGTCGTTAAAAAATCGACTTATGCGGAACTGAAGGAGCTGGACGTTGGCTCATGGAAAGGGCCGGAATTTGCCGGCGAGCGTATCCCGCGTCTGGATGAAGTCCTCGCTTCGATGCCTGAGCGGAAGAATTTCTTTGTCGAGCTCAAGGATGACTCCGGCAACGACTTGGCGCGCGCTTTTGAACCGATTTTCCGCGACAACCCACAGTTTGTCACCGAGCGCCAAGTGTTCCTGATGAGCTTTTACCCGGATGCGCTTTGGCCGATGGCAGCGCGCTTTCCGGACATCACGCTGCTGCTCCTCGTCGACAAGCTGAACCGCATTCCGCGCCGCATCCCCGAGCGCCTGCCCGACGACAGCCTACCGGTGCACGGTATCGGCTTCTCTCACAAGCTCAAGCTCGACGACGAGCGCCGCCAAGGCCTGATCGACGCCGGAGCCATCATGAATGTATGGACCGTCAACGACCCGGCCGACCTTGATAAATGGGAAACCGCCGGCTTCGACTTTCTGACCACCGACCACCCGGAGCTGTTCATCGGGCAGTCGGTGTAGGAGTGGTGAATGGCGTTGCATACGAACGCGACGCTGGCGGAACGCGAACCTCTGTGTTCGCATTTTAATCCATCACTTACGGCTTAAATTACGTCGAACTAGCTGCGAAAATTCAGATGGTTTATCAGCGAACACAGAGGTTCGCGTTCCGCCATCCGCCCCTTTTTATAAAACCCGCAATTTAAAAATCCCGTCCCTTGACCAGGCGCTCCCTCGGTGCGTCGACTTGGCGACCGGTCATGGCGGCGTGCCAGGCACGGCAGAGGGCGGGGACCTCCATGAGGCGTAGTTGATCATCGAAGCGAAGCGGTGTGGTGCGCAGCTTGGAAAGCAAGGGCTGTAAGTCCAGCGTGAGATCGAGTGGGCGGTCGGCGGGGGCCTCGACGGGCTCGATCAGGTCCTCCGGCAGGTCGAAGTGCTGGAGTATTTTCTGACCTATTTCGTAGCGGGAAACTTTGTCAATGCCGCCCCAGTGGAAGATGCCGTGGAGGTTGGGGCGCTCGCAGAGCTCGGCGAGAACTTCGGCGAGGTTGTCCACCGCCAGCGGCTGGCGGATTTCGTTGGTAAAGAGCGTGGGGCGCTTGCCCTCGGCCCATTGTTTGAAGAGGCGCTCGTGGACGGAGCGTTCACCGCCGGGGCTGTTGCCGGTGAGAATCGTGATGCGCAGGACGGTCGCGAATTCCTTACCAAACTTCAGCACCTCGCGCTCGGCGAGCATCTTGGTCTGGCCGTAGAGGTTGCGCGGGTTGGGGGCGTCGCTGGTTTTGAAGGGGCCCTCCTCGCCGTCGAACACCATATCGGTCGACAGGTGGTAAAAGCGCGCGGACAGGTGGTTGGCCAGCATCGCGAGGTGGCGCGGCATGGCGACGTTGATCTTTTCCGCGCGCTCGGGGTTGGCCTCGACATCGGCCGGGTTGGAGATGGCGGCGCAGTTGACGATGATGTCCGGAAACTCTTCCAGGATCAGCGCCTCGATGTCGGAGGTGGAGGACAGGTCGATCTGGCGACCCACGGCCTTCGGTGGCAGCGGTGCCTCCCGCGAACCCGACACTGCGATGATGTCATGGTTGCGCCGCGCGGCTTCTTTTAAGAACGCTGCGCCAGCAAGTCCACTGGCTCCGGTAACGATGATTTTCATGAGTGATTTGAATGCGGATTTCGGATTGGGGAATGCGGAGGAGAGTAGATCAGGATTTTTTAACTACGAATGCCGCGGATGAGCGCAGATGTTGATGGGAAGGAAAAGTTAATTGCAGAGGACGCGGAGGACGCTGAGAGTTGTCTAAATTTCTATCCAATCAGGCAAGGGATCGTCGATTGGAGTTTTTACTTGGCATTTAAAACAGTAAGCGAAAACGCTATTTTGATCCCACATGTACATCGCGTTTCCTTTGCACGCTGAGCAAGGTGAGGACTTGTTCTCATTCTCTAAGGCAATTATTTTTTCACATTCGCTGCAAAACCAGTAAGTGAAGTCGCTAAGTTCTTCATCCACCGCCCAAGTCATGGAATCATTTCCGCAATTTATGCAAACTTGGGTTGCCATATAATTTCTGCGCCCTCCGCGCTCTCTGCGGTTTAAATCGTTTCGTCTAACCCGCTACCCGATGCTGGGCACGCTGACTTCCAGCTCGACTTCCGCGTCGTAATCCACGCCGTCGAGGCCGAAGCCGAACAGGCGCAGGAATTCGCGTTGGTAGTCTTCGAAGTCGGTGAGGGATTTGAGGTTATCCGTGTTGACGCCGGGCCAGATGGCTTTGACGGCTTCCTGGACATCTTCGCGCATTTCCCAGTCATCGACGCGGATCAGGCCCTTGTCGTCGGTGACGACGCCAGCGCTGCCGTAAATCTTTTCGCGGAACATGCGGTCCATCTGTTCGATGCAGCCTTCGTGGATGCCCTTTTCCTTCATCACCTTGAAGAGGATGGAAATGTAAAGCGGCACGACGGGGATCGCGGAGCTGGCCTGGGTGACGACGGCTTTGTTGACCGATACGTAGGCGTCGAAGCCGGCGATGCGGAGCTCGGCAGCGGTAGCTTCCAGGTGTTCCTTGGCCTTGCCGATGGTGCCTTCGCGGTAAATCGGGTAGGTGACCTCCGGTCCGATGTAGGAATAGGCGATAGCCTTGGCGCCGGGGGCGAGGGCGTCCGCGCCACGCAGGGCGTTCATCCATAGGGTCCAGTCTTCGCCACCCATGACCTTTTGGGTGTTGGCGATGTCTTCCTCGGTGGCGGGGGGGAGGGACACGTCGAGGATTTGCTCCTTGTCGGTGTCGACGGTTTTGGCGGTAAAGTCACCGCCGATCGGCTTGAGCACGCTCTTGAATTTCTCGCCGCTATCGGGATCGACGCGGATTGGCGAAGCCAGCGAGTAGATGACCATGTCGACCTGGCCGAGGTCGGCCTTGAGTTGCTCAATGGTCTGGCGGCGGATTTCGTGGGAAAAGGCGTCGCCGTTAATGCTCTTGGCATAGAGGCCGGCTTCGGTGGCGGCTTGCTCGAAGGCAACCGAGTTATACCAGCCTGCGGAGGCGGGGCGGCCCTTGTCGCTCGGGCGCTCGAAGAAGACCCCCAGCGTGTCGGCACCGCTGCCGAAGGCCGCCGCAATGCGCGTGGACAGCCCGTAGCCGGTGGAGGCGCCGATGATCAGCACTTTCTTCGGGCCGCCTACGATGGGGCCGCGCGACTTGACGAGGTC
It encodes:
- a CDS encoding DUF2059 domain-containing protein → MKFSHAILAATLCLAPIAQAEDAQYTNEIVLRGVLDLGDSVNFSLSTPGGQTTHWAEVGGEFQGYELVRYDREHKQLVVAKDGQEYRVGLGAMSAPSGPSEAELAKEQAAELFQNIRFEETISKVLDSQMEVMSKSMRQQMAQMGQTDEELMAFQEKAMAEMFKEIDWSSMQKGMEKAYAEVFTSDELRGMNEFYSTPAGQATIDKAPALQARTIEVMMPQIMEASAAMQKKMQTYMAQRHAPASSE
- a CDS encoding NfeD family protein → MLLIIGLIIAALVLISFEIVAPGGILGVLGAVAVIAAAAVAYDEYGLIPAVFTLIASVVVIGVMVVVEFKMLEKSKYGKQLFLHKTSGGRIRYGQRSDDGPEEDSLVGQQGEAVTAMAPSGRVVVGGKSYEGFSQSGFLNKGESVEVVGRDAFRIVVKKIS
- a CDS encoding NfeD family protein, yielding MNRHYPWLGLLGLLLIICSLTLPALASRVDNDRDPEESALAQQANDAPARNDAPETSAAARDPEPEADAASTTEESGAEESVAVTADVPRATVGSLERTIPEPPEGGWDVYVVPIEDAITKPQLYILRRALKEAIANDVEVILLDMNTPGGDLYTTLEMMEALDYFEGTTMTFVDKEAISAGSYISIATDDIWFAPGGVMGAAAVITGQGEDLNETLKSKIDSYLRARVRAISKEHRYRADVQRAMMDINFELEIDGTVIKEEGELLTITADEAVELYGNPPQSLLAQGIAEDIDDLLTQKFGAGNYNIRTFEVTWSEQFAKWFQTISPILISAGILLLIFEMKTPGVGVFAVGGVTLLLIVFASQYFAGMAGNEPMLIFLVGIVLIGVEIFLIPGTLIAGVLGGVCVMGSLIWALADIWPKGAKGFSISAEVFYIPIAQVSVGLIVAFLAAIAFVKFLPDSPLKRALVLGATVSGRSPAMAGGGRLIDVREGEENKQPEPGDRGITTTSLHPGGQVEIDGRRFQATALTGTIDSGQAIEVVERRDFSLVVRAV
- a CDS encoding dTDP-4-dehydrorhamnose reductase family protein — encoded protein: MKIIVTGASGLAGAAFLKEAARRNHDIIAVSGSREAPLPPKAVGRQIDLSSTSDIEALILEEFPDIIVNCAAISNPADVEANPERAEKINVAMPRHLAMLANHLSARFYHLSTDMVFDGEEGPFKTSDAPNPRNLYGQTKMLAEREVLKFGKEFATVLRITILTGNSPGGERSVHERLFKQWAEGKRPTLFTNEIRQPLAVDNLAEVLAELCERPNLHGIFHWGGIDKVSRYEIGQKILQHFDLPEDLIEPVEAPADRPLDLTLDLQPLLSKLRTTPLRFDDQLRLMEVPALCRAWHAAMTGRQVDAPRERLVKGRDF
- a CDS encoding glycerophosphodiester phosphodiesterase, with the translated sequence MRIIAHRGASGSAPENTMAAINRAWEIGADGVEVDVHLTKDGVPVVIHDSDTKRVAGKKLVVKKSTYAELKELDVGSWKGPEFAGERIPRLDEVLASMPERKNFFVELKDDSGNDLARAFEPIFRDNPQFVTERQVFLMSFYPDALWPMAARFPDITLLLLVDKLNRIPRRIPERLPDDSLPVHGIGFSHKLKLDDERRQGLIDAGAIMNVWTVNDPADLDKWETAGFDFLTTDHPELFIGQSV
- the fabV gene encoding enoyl-ACP reductase FabV, with protein sequence MTTVKPRVRGFICVTSHPTGCAQHVQEQIDLVKSRGPIVGGPKKVLIIGASTGYGLSTRIAAAFGSGADTLGVFFERPSDKGRPASAGWYNSVAFEQAATEAGLYAKSINGDAFSHEIRRQTIEQLKADLGQVDMVIYSLASPIRVDPDSGEKFKSVLKPIGGDFTAKTVDTDKEQILDVSLPPATEEDIANTQKVMGGEDWTLWMNALRGADALAPGAKAIAYSYIGPEVTYPIYREGTIGKAKEHLEATAAELRIAGFDAYVSVNKAVVTQASSAIPVVPLYISILFKVMKEKGIHEGCIEQMDRMFREKIYGSAGVVTDDKGLIRVDDWEMREDVQEAVKAIWPGVNTDNLKSLTDFEDYQREFLRLFGFGLDGVDYDAEVELEVSVPSIG
- the floA gene encoding flotillin-like protein FloA (flotillin-like protein involved in membrane lipid rafts); translated protein: MGTIGTIVLAVLGLILIGMLFLVASFFMTFLRSYLSGATVGIPTLVAMRLRGVPYKLIVEARITAVKAGISIESDLLEAHYLAEGNVIQTVQAIIAADKAGITLTWERACAIDLATKGTGKSVLEAVRTSINPKVIDCPARESGRTTIDGVAKDGIQVKARARVTVRSNLDQYVGSALEETIIARVGEGIVTTIGSSESYKFVLENPDRISKVVLERGLDTGTAFEIISVDIADVDVGTNIGAKLQEEQAIANKNMAQAQAEIRRAAAVALEQEMKAKVQEMQAKVVEAEAQVPLALAEALRTGKLGVMDYYRLENIQADTDMRESISKPEQGQGGNQYQ